The following nucleotide sequence is from Sander vitreus isolate 19-12246 chromosome 3, sanVit1, whole genome shotgun sequence.
CCTCGTCCTCCCCTGGGCGTCGCAGACGCGTCATTCGCCTGTACCAGTACGACGACGACGGCCAGCGATACGGTCACCTGCCAGACCCCGCCCCCGATGAGCCGGGCCCCGCCCCCAGGCTCAAACAGCGCTCGCTCTCTTTGACGCGCCTCAACGCCATCATGGCCGCCGCCTCTGGAGGGCCGCTGGACACGAGAGAGacggggagggaggagagagaggagaagccACACTTCCACATGGAGATATAACAGGGGGAGGACAAAATAATGACAACACGCCAGAGGAGTTAAAAGGGCCAGAAAGTACGGAGTAAACCAAAGTACATGGaacttttcatgggatttgaaTATCAACGCCTTGCTGCCATTAAGCTCACAATCACCTATATACCTTTGCTATAAACTGAATCACTGCAATCAATACATATTTACAATATTACTGATTTAAATATACCATGTCGGCATGTACATCAACAATAGAAAGCAAAGTTACATTATTATAGATTGCTTGTGTTCGCTCAGCTGATACAATACAGCAGTTGGCACTTCAGCTTTATCAATCTGATTTAAAGCAtaaagctttgtttttgttttttcaacctggaccctattttcatatgtttttgtgtctaagtgactgatgagaacaacagtctttgaaactggtccagcaTTGAGCGAGactgctgcagtcggcaacagCGAAGAAAGCTGCTACgtgggcaattgcgcaccttcaatttccgtccactaaaagtgctgtttttgccatcGACAGGTTCAgatattatggaaaggatccctacagacctttttgttaacgagtaagatcctttttgttgaaCATGAAACAGCTCAGAGAGCGCTATCGCCAAACTCAGACtccatttaaaggtcccatattgtaaaaagtgagatttcatGTCTGTTATTATAAAGGTGTatgtataaatactgtaaaaaaaaaaaaaaaaagtatcaaaatgcccaatccacagagaaatgcacacagcccgtattcagaaactgtgcctataaacgagccgtcaggacttcctgtatgattgtgatgtcacaactccatccatccatctagtgCCGCTACAGttattccccggctgcaatgacggtgcagaggcTCCGAGAACGCAGATGTGCAAGACCTGGatacgctgaccaatcagaacagactgggctttttcgggaggggggggggggggcttaaagagacaggcgcttaaacagagcgtttcagacagagggtgattacaggtatattcagacagattATGAgtaaaagaatgttttttttcaacattaaaagcatgtaaacatgttctagtagaaacccaaaataggTGTAAATGGGTAAATGAAGAGTTCATTTGAACCAAACCAGAGTAGCgattgttggaaaagtggaaagatgaaccaagatgttttgttgctttcgactttgaattgtatttttcgttaaataaaatgacttggtattttaatggagtctggtgggtttggcgatggtgatttcggggctgttccatataaaaaaaaaaaaggatctaaCTCTTCAACAAAAAGGTCTAGCTCTGTAAGGATCCTTTccaaaatgttgtcagacacttaaaataatcgtctgagcctgtcggtggcaaaaaacagcactttcaGAGCAGCCGTCTCGCTCAATACTGAACCAATATGGAATATTCTGTTCACAGTAGACACCAACGCACGGgacaatagggtccaggttgacaAATACCAAAATTACCCCTTCATATCTTTTTCAGGATGCAATGTTACTGACTATAAATGACTGATACATGTGAACAATGTGTAATTATGTAGAGTTACGTGTTTGGTGAATGAAACTTAACAGTTGTACCAATTATTAAGAAGCAGCTTTGTAAACTtccatttcctttttattactgtgaaaacatctataaacaagacacaaaatgggaaaaaaataattatcaaGAAAGCATAAATTCCACAGCTCTTCTCTCAGTTcatttgggtgtgttttcttattttaagaacattttcttttctccaaaTTATTACTATAAAACGTCTACTCAGTGAGAGAAAGGCCTCCGATGCCAGTGTCCCCACAGAGGGAGGATTCTGtcgtccatgtgtgtgtgtgggaattgTTAAAGTCTGTCAAAGGGTTTAGGTGGGATCTGAaactgcaggttttttttccattttaaatgACAGAGATTCCTCCTGTGGTTGtggtttgtgttttctctccctctcttttatcCTCTTTTTGGTGCCGTGACGTCGTCTGCTACGATGCCGACCACGCTTTCTGCCATTCCACAAACTCGTCCAGCAGCACTGGCCCTGCACACCAAACAACAGGACAACAGGACATACACAAATAGTCATTTCCATCCTGCACTTTGGGTATAAACTACCATACCATTACCATAAATAGTCAACAGTGGTACAttttagggttgcacgatatcgtcaaaatgtgatattgcgatatcgatttcgatatttttaaacatgtcgcatcaaaatagattcacaaCAATATAGTGCACACTGAGACTTACGTACGGCTCGTGGGATAGCTACCGCTGAGAAATAGACGCGGGACGGGATTACTTTTGGCCACTAAAGTTTCCTCTTCAATCTCCGTTATTTCGTCTTCTCCCTGAGCAACGCTCATCTTCTTACTTTTGGGTTCTTTTTGCTCCATTCCACtcgctctcttttctttcccttctaTGATttgctcgttttttttttttttgtctcgatccatttcttcacttacactgtcgcTCTGTCGaaatacgcacacacacgtcacgtggTATGCTCcgtagggtttgtcacgtagtggacccgtgcaccaacatgtgcaagtggcacggtaactggccaatgaaacaggaTCATTagagtagtgctgtcagttaaacgcgttattaacggcgttaacgcaaacccattttaacggcgtccaTTTtcttatcgcgagattaacgttctttttggcctggtaaattttgtagtttttttcaaatgctgttgcaacaactagtaacgttagaaaaactacaacaccacaccggatctagctagaccggaaacagaacaacaggcacgccacacacacttgttgTTTGGGCTTGctagccggccaaagagtagcaggctaacgttacgttttgagtggatggcgagtgtGAGACtccgaaatggatgccagtaagattctgaatggaaagtttacttttaaaaagttgccaaatggttccattgacaagaccaaagtgatgtgtgtgtttggtcgttgtgaactgagctctcatcgcagcacgtccagtctgagataccacttgatggccgagcacacagctgatgtgaaTTCTCAGCCCCCTTGttaaagccaggcgacaaaagcacaaagcaagccgatccacttttccatgttgataagagcattaaaatgagaaagaaaataaataaataggtacaaaaagaaatcaagggacatttagaatagataaaaatgtgcgattaatcgcgattcaatattttaatcgtttgacagcactacagtacagcgtttcaagctctgaatcaaacacaactaagccgcacagccaacggacgggacgcagcgctccacaaaataaactaaatattgcgtacttattgcgacacttttcgatataatattgcgcaacgtgatatcgagAATACGATACCGAGTCGATATATATTATGCACCCCTAGTACATTTATGGCAAAAGTGATTGGTCATCGATTGTTACAACTCTGTGCTATCATTTTAGTTTCCATCCATTGGAAACACGTAACATGCtaggtttattttttaactaaaaaagGTAAGGTCTGTAAACTGTCTCGACAGCGCTGACCTTTGAGGGACGGGAGACAGCCAGAGAGTCTAAAAAGAGGAAGCTGTCACATTAGCTGCGTTACATCACGCGGTGTCAGATAACTCCTGCTGTGCTGAGTGAGAGACGTCCTCTCTGCACCCAGCAGCAACTCAACAACCCACGACGAGTTACTGAAGCTGCATTCATACTTGATGCAGAGGGTCTGCGGGAATAGGGCGGGGGTTTTCTGCATAGAGGAATAGTTtattccttttttcccccccattcTGTGTCTGAATGAAAGACTGCTTTCTTAGTTCAGTGTTGGATTCACCACTCAAATCAAACTTGTTTGGGAGTTTCTTGTAACGGTGAACTACTCACACGCTCCGTCTTCGTCGTAGTTACTGAGGTCTGCGTTGATGGTCCGGCTGAACTCCAGGACGTTGTACCACTGGTCCTTATTCATGCCCTTGTACTTGGACTGCtgtgggggggagagagagagagagagagaaaaagattgACCGGCAATTCTCGTTTTGCTTTGAGAAGAAATTGTTTCACAAAGACAACCGTCTGTCCTACTACAAGCATTCATAATCGAGCTGGGagatcaaatatcacgatattttggaccaaatacatcaatgtcgatactgttctaaagggttgactattggtgctttcacaaaaaaataacacaatgaGTTCATTTTATTaagcatttcagcctttaatagacaggacagctgtagacaggagggggggggggagaggaagacatgcagcaaatggccgcaggtcggactcgaaccctgagccgctgcgtcgaggactgagcctctgcatatgggctaggcctgcacgatattggaaaaaacttccattgcgatatttttttccctgcgatatatattgcgatatgaaaaaaagactaattctTACAAGACGACATAAATGGCTCGATttagaaataataaatcattctcaactactgggtgATGTTGTAGGAGAGGTCATCTACAtggaaaataaaactgaaaaaggaaacgttcttatgtgaaccagtctttgttgaactttaatgctttacaaacaccaaagcCAGTAGGGCTGGGActcctcttctgaagagatgttggagagggaaattaggaagaaataccctgggtgactgacatgacaccactGTATTAatatatcaatccaggctaaagtgaatgatattaataatgcatgcaggttggggtcgactagcggggcctgcttgttgcttgataaattgatcaacattgattgtgattggtggtttgctgtgcatgcagagcctgcatgtcacgcactagcaacaaactgtgtatcaaagagcacttaaatcagtgtaaatgacgttatatcagaaacagactgctgttgtagattagtttTACTTTTCCAGTGTTGTGGCTCTGAACCGTAACGTTAgatgggacagacgccttggttctttaggctaactatgttagttttagcctggctggtagcagctttatgaggtgaaaaatggccgggtgACGTCGTGATAACGTTGCATTATTCAGGTGACttattttgtctttgcagcgaacataacacactgactactgtagcttcactaacCATGGAAAAGTATGTGCatgagagcctcacttcccataacaaccccccccccccgtcggactaacgttacgtcacatgaccacctgtcttaaaggggaagggttggccggtaacaatcatggaaaaggagaacggtgagagtttacttttttaatcaagctgcaaagaagttgtagcgtgaacatgaaacaaaataacgtgcagccctactatgggcgcctgctctaccaggtgagctacgcAGGGTGCCCAACACATTGAGAGTTCTGATAAATTATCACCAATAATGctgatacaatgactaagtgggcgAAGGCAAATAATGAAcaactagaacagtctggtaagttcaggaAACGACCtcacttcactgtaatgcagcctttaaaaggCGCAATATGtgatactgacagctagtgtttaaaacagttactgcagtacacattcaaaatactggagcgAGTCGTGAAACTTTTATCTGGCCAATACACACAAGTCGGAGCAAAGAGATTTACCTCCAGGAACTGGTGGAAGACTGGGAAGAGTGGCCATGTTCTCCCTAGCAGCAGAGCCAGCATGGATTTAGCCGTGTCCATGTCCAAACTTCTCTGGTCCTTATCCTGAGGAGAAGACAACGCGGCATCAAACAGTAGCGgtgttggaaaccgttcccCATCACGGAAATAGTGCACTGTATAGTGGGatcgccattttgtagtggcgtTCCAATTCTCCGCGGTTAATTAGTCAATCGCTATACAAGTCtgctataaaatacccacaatgcacagctaatgtgagtgtacatacgatgtaccctacattgtactactgtatcccacaatgcaacgcggtcGTATTTTCCCAGAGCAGAAGAAGCAGAATGACCCGcggaaactgaaaaggaaagatGGAGCAAGCTAtcgtttctaaacagtggaaatgtaacatccaacacacacatatacatatatatatatacatatatacatatatatatacacacacacatatatatacatatatatatatatatatatatatatatatatatatatatatatatatatatatacacacacatacatatatatacacacacatacatatatatatatatatatatatatatatatacacacatacacatacatatatatatatacacacacatacatacatatatatatacacacacacacacacacatatatatacatacacacacatatatatacacacacacacacatatatatatacacacatatatatatatacacatatatatatatagatatatatatatacatatacacatatatatatatacatacgcatatatatatatatatatatatatatacacatacatacacatatatatatatatatatatgtatatatatgtgtatatatatatatatatatatatatatatacacacacacacatatatgtacacatatatatatgtatacatatatatatatatatacatataatatatatatacatatatatatatatatatacatatatatatatatactatcataccatacatacatgcacacatatatatcacatacacacacatacatatgcacacacacatatatatatatacccataTGTATATGTTTATTATATCTCTATgcactatacatatatacatatatgatatatatgtatattatacatacatacacatatatatacatatatgtacgtgcatatatatgtgtatatatacatacatacatatactacatatatatatatatatatacacacacatacatatatacatatatatatatatatatatatcatatatacatatatatatatatacatatatacatatatatatatatacatacatacatacacgtatatatatatatatatatatatatatatatatatatacatacatatatactatgtatgtgtatgtatatatcacacatacatatatatacacacacatatatatatatatacacatacatacatatacatatacatatatatatatatatatatatatatatatatatatatatatatatatatatatatacacacacacatcacatacatatatatatatatatatatacacacacacacacatatatatatatatatatatacatacatacacatacatacatatgtgtgtgtgtatatatacacatatatatatatatatatacacacacacacatacatacatacacacacacacacacacacacacagtgtgtgtacaTCCATCCTTTTCCTATCCTCCTGAGTGTTTGTTTCAGGGATGCATTAGGTGAGTGAATGAGTAGGGTTGGTTACCGTTTCTCGGTGCCTTTTTTCCAGtacttacaaaaaaataatttcagttgtaaaaataattccaaacctatttactttgaatattatgttatttatttagaatattttacactctaaagaaattaaataaaaataaaacccctccctctcttctcccaaacccgtccctacaacctattaattTCTTACGCAATGTAACCTTTATTCTTgtatattatgttttattttcatcatgaccgtttttaattgccCTTTAaggtttcatgtaaagcactatgagttgccttgttgctgaaaggtgctgtagaaataaagttgccttgcctttacaacctcagcctgtcagtcagtcatcagggcacagaaaccaccgttgtgcctgcttgtctcagaggaagtgtaacgtcaacagcaccgcgacaaCTTTcaccattaatatcatatcgcagcaaacgctgtctgcaaCTTTTGAAAAACCGTAACCATACTTGCAACCACTTTATCAGCATTGCTGTGACTCACTGACtccaacaaaactgcagagccgacgtggtttgctccgtccgcacctctgtgtgcgtgtgtgtgcgcgcgcgtcagagctccgctctgtcaatatgcagagaggacagataagcttgcgcttactcgctctcaggtaccgaaatttggtaCCGTTTCATTTAGCGTGAATCGGTCCTCGGTGGTACCGACGTAATTTGGTcggtacccaaaaaagtacagagttcggtacccagccctatgaACGAGGGAACGGTTTTGAACACAGCTTGTGTGCGACAGAACTGTCCCAACACCCCTGGCTTTACCACAGAGCACTCAGGTCATATTCAATCCGACTGCTGGAAAACAAGACTCAAACCTCATGCTCATCGATCGCATTAAATCTCAAACTCGTTCTCAACCTGCTGCAGGGGAGACGTCAAACCACCGGCGGTCAGCATGAACACACATTTTCAGGGTGTTAACCCTCACGTCCTGGTGTCAAATGTGACCCGTTtccaagttgttgtttttttatatcagaaatatgggagGTCGAAGCGTCGAAAATGTCGAACAAGGCGACAAAAcgttggagggaaaaaaaacgtaaaaatatatttttattggaaatattggaaaaaaagtgacaaaaacaccgGAAGTAAGCGTCAAAAACGtaagaaaatgtgacaaaatgtcaacaaaaagggACAAAGACattgttaaatgtattttccCCCCAAACAAAAGTAATAAAACTTAAATACTGAGATAGGgacaagtgtttttttccacGGTCGCGGGAGAGACAACACAACGGTTAAGTtatttgttaaaaagaaaagaaattcccAAATGTAAAAACAGCAAACTCACTCTGGCGAAGTCAAAGGCATATCTGTAGATGTTTTTGAAGAGTGCCGAGTCGTTGAGCTCGCCGCGCAGGTAATCCAGTTTGCTCTGTAACCTCTCCGTGCAGTCACACCTGCGGGCAGGTGAAGGAGCGAGcgttaaacaaacacacacacacacacacacacacacacacacacacacacacacacacacagtgacagttCTACGGTTTCTCTGGCTAAAGACAGTGAGATGAAACAAACCTAGATGGAAGTAAACTAAACGTGGGCAATGAGAACAAGAGAAAACTAATttgtaacatttattttaagagACACAAActtgtgaaaatgtaaaatgaaaagTCCTTACTCTAGTAACGTCATTCCCCTGAGCCACTCCTCTTTCGTGAAGAAGCCCATGCTTGCTGCTTCTAGATGCCAGGCTAAAACTAACATGATAATCTGcaacaaagaaaagagggagatgTTAATCCTCGCTCATGTTTAAATAAGCATTGGTGCATGTGCACTAGCGCTgtcaaaaaggccaaaaatgaCATTAGAACAAAGTAAGAAGAtcgccggtgcaacacagaggTCTTCTTaaatttataattttttaaaagatttttaacagtgactaacgtttttGATGTACGGTTACATCTTCAGACATTGGAATATCTATTTTGGTGCATTTTTGGTGGCATTATGTCCATTAGAGGGCAAACCAATACAAGCAGAGACGTATCTACTTGTGTGACGTTAGTCCTCTCTCTCAGGGTTTCTAAGCCCTGGATTCAGTTTCTTCAAGCACAGCATCGCTGAACTTGCAGTTCCCcgtagctgaagaataaaatctgtgtcatgtctgtggtacaatccgaaagagacAGGCAtcaataacacgaaagctgattggctgcaatataaaaGTTGCACGTTGGCCTCATTTGTAGTCGTTATACAgcgaaattatatttggactagggaaaggaagaactacaacaccatggacggaatgaataaaaaaaaaagagcattagaAGTAGCGTCACATGGAGGGAGTACAATTAAGACctgtttgaaatgatttaagacctagaacacaatacgtTAAGACCTTTTAAGTCCCCGAGGAAACCCAGCTCTCTGGAGCAGAGCGTCATTTGGTCATAAACGAGTCTCTTGCGGTTCCATGATTTTGTCCGATGATATTGGCGTCGGCTCTTGTCGTGTCTGCGGTTAAAGATTTACGTCAGCGTCTTTGTGCCGTCTCCTTCTTCGCCCtcgttgtttgtttacttccgGTAGCAGCAGCCGCACGACAGAAACGTCATCAACATGCCCGCTCGCTCGCtcgctggctggctggcttcCCTCTTCCCGACCGGCGAAGCCattatggccacgccaagacccgcccttcaatagcattcacacactaccattggccaggcgtccatgcttgcATGTACAGGTCCCATCCCCCGACCAATCGgctaacctaaccttaaccactcgaggccAATGCCTAACCCCCAACCAATGGAGCTGCTGTTGaaggcgggtcttggcgtggccatagtagggaaaaaagaaaaaaagaaaagtggctTCCCAACCGGCTGGCCTCAGGACGCCGAAACCCTTTTTTGTAACTCTCATAATACTGGaatttacattttcatattcgAATGTCTGGTTCTTTTTACtattcaaaataaatatatatacatacaaaaagtttctgtttatctgtcagtggcactacattgtgtaataaactaaataa
It contains:
- the dcun1d5 gene encoding DCN1-like protein 5; the encoded protein is MPVVKKKRKLPDAEDHGRKSKITSFTRPQIRGSRPIGAEKLFSNKKCLAWFHGYAGPDKVVGPEAMEKFCEDIGVEPENIIMLVLAWHLEAASMGFFTKEEWLRGMTLLECDCTERLQSKLDYLRGELNDSALFKNIYRYAFDFARDKDQRSLDMDTAKSMLALLLGRTWPLFPVFHQFLEQSKYKGMNKDQWYNVLEFSRTINADLSNYDEDGAWPVLLDEFVEWQKAWSAS